From a single Herbiconiux sp. SALV-R1 genomic region:
- a CDS encoding mandelate racemase/muconate lactonizing enzyme family protein: MTTVRIRSITPLPLRLTTDYSTMTCFVVRVETDEGLVGWGESCDCFGISHPAVLAAIVDDVYGPALVGVALDEARVALERVRTATRRTLGDQFGAAQSRSAIAIALRDLEGKAAGRSISGMLGRVKDSVRVYAGNSHFLETREAGAHLELLAPLLDRGVSIVKLRIGLDWRNALRVLADLRAELPETVEITVDGSEFFSVAESIEIAARLGALGVGWFEEPVPAGRLGAIKRVVESSPVPVAYGEHFFAAEYALDALEITGLSVVQPDASICGGVDEARSMARAALGRGARVVVHLHGGPVTVAANAHVAASVEGVEVLEYPFHLSPMLERVAPAAGFGVSSIADGRLAVPSGPGLGIEVDESVIDEAHRAWKEQSA; the protein is encoded by the coding sequence GTGACGACCGTGCGCATCCGTTCCATCACCCCGCTCCCGCTGCGGCTCACCACCGACTACTCCACGATGACCTGCTTCGTGGTGAGGGTGGAGACCGACGAGGGGCTCGTCGGCTGGGGGGAGAGCTGCGACTGCTTCGGCATCTCCCACCCCGCCGTGCTCGCCGCCATCGTCGACGACGTCTACGGGCCCGCGCTCGTGGGAGTCGCCCTCGACGAGGCGAGGGTGGCGCTGGAGCGGGTGCGCACGGCCACCCGCCGCACGCTCGGCGACCAGTTCGGCGCCGCCCAGTCGCGCAGCGCGATCGCCATCGCCCTCCGCGACCTGGAGGGCAAGGCGGCGGGCCGGTCGATCTCGGGGATGCTCGGGAGGGTGAAAGACAGCGTGCGCGTGTACGCGGGCAACAGCCACTTCCTCGAGACGCGGGAGGCGGGCGCCCACCTCGAGCTGCTGGCACCTCTGCTCGACCGCGGGGTGTCGATCGTGAAGCTGCGCATCGGGCTCGACTGGCGGAACGCCCTGCGGGTGCTCGCCGACCTCAGGGCCGAACTGCCCGAGACGGTGGAGATCACCGTCGACGGCAGCGAGTTCTTCTCCGTGGCGGAGTCGATCGAGATCGCCGCCCGCCTCGGTGCGCTCGGCGTGGGCTGGTTCGAGGAGCCCGTGCCCGCCGGCCGGCTCGGCGCCATCAAGCGGGTCGTCGAGTCGTCTCCCGTGCCGGTGGCCTATGGCGAGCACTTCTTCGCCGCCGAGTACGCCCTCGACGCGCTCGAGATCACCGGGCTCTCGGTGGTGCAGCCCGACGCCTCGATCTGCGGGGGAGTCGACGAGGCGCGCAGCATGGCCCGCGCGGCGCTCGGGCGTGGGGCCCGCGTGGTGGTGCACCTCCACGGCGGCCCGGTGACCGTCGCGGCGAACGCGCACGTCGCGGCCTCGGTCGAAGGGGTCGAGGTGCTCGAATACCCGTTCCACCTCTCGCCCATGCTCGAGCGAGTGGCGCCGGCGGCCGGCTTCGGCGTGAGCTCCATCGCCGACGGGCGCCTCGCGGTACCATCGGGGCCCGGCCTCGGCATCGAGGTCGACGAGAGCGTGATCGACGAGGCGCACCGCGCCTGGAAGGAGCAGTCGGCGTGA
- a CDS encoding NAD(P)-dependent oxidoreductase: MSDHLEGSRMLGPGSRVLVTGARGKVGRAAVAALVAAGYDVTATDVLRPVYDADASNDVRYVQADLTSGADAFSVVRGMDAVVHAAGIPEPTKNTPHTVFLTNVTAAFNVIEAAAHSGVRRVVNLSSDSVSGMTWAHRPFTGSFCPIDETHPDLAHDAYGLSKRVSEVLCDGLVGRSDATAVSIRPTWVLTPESYAANLAPFFADRDVTSAVFWAYIDVADLAELIVAAVTRHTPGHEVVYAAAADNIGGRDLAAEMARLHPEVPVRELDRADASGISSAKAERLFGWRATRSWRDHLDDGGHPLG, translated from the coding sequence GTGAGCGACCACCTCGAGGGCTCACGGATGCTCGGCCCCGGCAGCCGGGTGCTCGTCACCGGTGCACGAGGCAAGGTGGGAAGAGCCGCCGTCGCCGCCCTGGTCGCCGCGGGCTACGACGTCACGGCGACCGACGTGCTGCGCCCCGTCTACGACGCCGACGCCTCGAACGACGTGCGCTACGTGCAGGCCGACCTCACGAGCGGCGCCGACGCCTTCTCGGTGGTGCGGGGGATGGATGCGGTGGTGCACGCGGCCGGCATCCCCGAACCTACGAAGAACACGCCGCACACCGTCTTCCTCACCAACGTCACGGCGGCCTTCAACGTCATCGAGGCGGCGGCGCACTCCGGGGTGCGCCGCGTCGTCAACCTGTCGAGCGACTCGGTGTCGGGGATGACCTGGGCCCACCGCCCGTTCACCGGCAGCTTCTGCCCGATCGACGAGACCCATCCCGACCTCGCGCACGACGCCTACGGACTCTCCAAGCGCGTCTCGGAGGTGCTCTGCGACGGGCTGGTCGGAAGGTCTGACGCGACGGCGGTCTCCATCCGCCCCACTTGGGTGCTCACGCCCGAGAGCTACGCGGCGAACCTCGCGCCCTTCTTCGCCGACCGCGACGTGACGAGCGCGGTGTTCTGGGCCTACATCGACGTCGCCGATCTGGCCGAGCTCATCGTCGCGGCCGTCACCCGGCACACCCCGGGCCACGAAGTCGTCTACGCCGCCGCCGCCGACAACATCGGCGGGCGCGACCTCGCGGCCGAGATGGCCCGCCTGCACCCCGAGGTGCCGGTGCGGGAGCTCGACCGCGCCGACGCCTCGGGCATCAGCTCGGCGAAGGCCGAGCGGCTGTTCGGCTGGCGCGCCACCCGGTCGTGGCGCGACCATCTCGACGACGGCGGGCATCCGCTCGGCTGA
- a CDS encoding alanine--tRNA ligase-related protein, producing MDAHDIRNRYLAFLAENGHTVIERAPLVPRGDTSTLFNGSGMQSLLPYLLGEEHPEGKRLADSQPCVRAQDIDDVGDNRHTTFFEMLGNWSLGDYFKETQIRQFFTFLVDIVGLDPENIYVTCFIGDADNGIPRDDEAAGIWAQVFAERGVSNGIAEIGSQADGDARGVHAGERIFFYDGGENWWSRGGSLAATPIGDPCGPDSEVFYDFGPAHQDPSYGLAHPASDGGQFMEIGNQVFMQYRRLDDGSFEELARRNVDFGGGLERIAAASLGSDDVFRISLLWPIIETLQTLTGKSYDDETAAMRIIADHLRGATFLAVDGVRPSNKEQGYVMRRLLRRAIRLALSLGLSENFFATVVPVIADLYADDYPEVAASRDEVIAVLVKEENSFRRTLEGGLLALGEYQGQVLTGGDVFRLSDTHGFPKELSVEEARRLGIAVADDWEAGFAEALEEQRARSRGATRLGAAGLPGGAAAPAPSA from the coding sequence ATGGACGCCCACGACATCCGTAACCGCTACCTCGCCTTCCTCGCCGAGAACGGACACACCGTCATCGAGCGGGCGCCCCTCGTTCCCCGCGGAGACACCTCCACCCTGTTCAACGGCAGCGGCATGCAGTCGCTGCTGCCCTACCTGCTCGGCGAAGAGCACCCCGAGGGCAAGCGTCTCGCCGACTCGCAGCCGTGCGTGCGCGCGCAAGACATCGACGACGTCGGCGACAACCGCCACACCACCTTCTTCGAGATGCTCGGCAACTGGTCGCTCGGCGACTACTTCAAGGAGACCCAGATCAGGCAGTTCTTCACCTTTCTGGTCGACATCGTGGGCCTCGACCCCGAGAACATCTACGTCACCTGCTTCATCGGCGACGCCGACAACGGCATCCCGCGCGACGACGAGGCGGCCGGCATCTGGGCCCAGGTGTTCGCCGAGCGCGGCGTCTCGAACGGCATCGCCGAGATCGGCTCGCAGGCCGACGGCGACGCCCGCGGAGTGCATGCCGGTGAGCGCATATTCTTCTACGACGGCGGCGAGAACTGGTGGTCGCGTGGCGGCTCGCTCGCCGCGACGCCGATCGGAGACCCGTGCGGGCCCGACAGCGAGGTCTTCTACGACTTCGGCCCGGCGCACCAAGACCCGTCGTACGGCTTGGCCCACCCGGCCAGCGACGGCGGCCAGTTCATGGAGATCGGCAACCAGGTCTTCATGCAGTATCGTCGCCTCGACGACGGCTCGTTCGAGGAGCTCGCACGACGCAACGTCGACTTCGGTGGCGGGCTGGAGCGCATCGCCGCGGCGTCGCTCGGCTCCGACGACGTGTTCCGCATCTCGCTGCTGTGGCCGATCATCGAGACCCTGCAGACCCTCACGGGCAAGTCCTACGACGACGAGACGGCCGCGATGCGCATCATCGCCGACCACCTGCGCGGCGCCACCTTCCTCGCGGTCGACGGCGTGCGCCCGTCGAACAAGGAGCAGGGTTACGTGATGCGCCGGCTGCTGCGCCGCGCCATCCGCCTGGCGCTCTCGCTCGGGCTCTCGGAGAACTTCTTCGCCACGGTCGTGCCCGTCATCGCCGACCTCTACGCCGACGACTACCCCGAGGTGGCCGCCTCGCGCGACGAGGTGATCGCGGTGCTGGTGAAGGAGGAGAACTCGTTCCGCCGCACGCTCGAGGGCGGGCTGCTGGCGCTCGGGGAGTACCAGGGGCAGGTGCTGACGGGCGGCGACGTGTTCCGGCTCTCCGACACCCACGGATTCCCGAAGGAGCTCTCGGTCGAGGAGGCCCGCCGCCTCGGCATCGCGGTCGCCGACGACTGGGAGGCCGGCTTCGCCGAGGCACTCGAGGAGCAGCGCGCCCGCTCGCGCGGCGCCACCCGCCTCGGAGCCGCGGGCCTGCCCGGAGGCGCCGCGGCGCCCGCGCCCTCCGCCTGA